The sequence below is a genomic window from Mercenaria mercenaria strain notata chromosome 14, MADL_Memer_1, whole genome shotgun sequence.
TACAGTATGACAGATATATATCTTAGAAATATATCTCTAATAATTTGGATATTTCCTTTATTGAAAATTCGTCTGTGATACATGAGGCCGACATTTCATGCCAGTAAGTTACCAACGAGTCGCTCACATTTTTCATTTAACGTTGGTGACAGTCATATCCGATCAACTCTCTAACAGATATTTTATCATATCCTGTTGAAATCTTTTACCGGCATctttacacaattttatatttcataaattggGAAATGCCAATCGCTCGgatattttacagaataataCTCGAGATCATGGTGCCTTTTCTCTTCGCGCAAACGTTTTACCTGTAGACAATCAAAATTGACAGATTCCGTCGTTTCTTGTTTCAAATCCGTATAATCTGCTACCTTATATGCAGCTTTCAAAGCGCTCACGAGTCGGGTGAACTTTGAATGAAAAAATGCATAGCCCTGCAGTTTTCTGTCCCTGTCATAACCTCTTGAAACCGCTTTCAATTTATCCGGTACTAGTATTCGGCAATACGGCAAAGCTTATCTTGTTCCGCTCTTAAACTCCCACTTCAGTGTGGTTACTAGTAAAAATCTGCAGACAGACATGTACTAACGAGGGAGGTTGAAAGGCACCTTCTTTAGTCTGTTTGTGGATCTgtggtttttcaaaaaaaaagacaatGGGTACAAGAATGAAACTTGCTTCTGAAGGTTATATTGTAGCAGATCAAAACACGTAATAAACCCGTTGTTTTGGGTCGCTCTAAAATTCCGCCAAATTGATAACCTTCATTACGCCATGTGTTTATTACAGCAGAGAAGATCTAAGGGCTATCCCTATTTTATACAAAGTATATCCAGTTCAAGAGTTGTTTGAAAGCTTTCGTTAAGATAACAAATCAAATACATGCGAatttgaaacaagaaaaaatctgacatatttaacTGTCCAGATGTAAAATATTCGAGAAAAGTCTCAAAGCTTCTGAATTCATTCTGCCAAACATCCAAGTAATGAACAATTCCACAATCAAAAAAGTTCTGTTTAAATGTCAACAATAGATTTCAATAGGATTTGGTAAAATCAATGAGAGAATTTGTTCAGGTATGAACTGTCACCAACAGTAACTGAAAAACGTGTTGGTAACTTACTGGTACCTGAAATGTCTGTCTCGTGTATAGCTGACGAATTTATGGTTGATAATGGAAATTGGAAGTATTTCTATGATATAAATATGCCAGACTGTGGAGAGAAAACCGTGACAATGAAAATGGGTAGGCATGAAATCTGTGACATTTAAGACAAAATGACATTTCTTATTTTGCTATTTACATAATCTGTTCAATGATGGACTACTTATTTTAGGCGAATTACactaaattatcaaaaataagtCAAATATAAGCAGACATATCAAATTGacaacttattttaaattttgataacagtaaacaaaacagaaattttcCTGAAATCCGTGACGTTTTGCTCAGAAATCCGTTACCAAGGCTCGTCCGAAACCATTTCTTCGTGCGGTCAAAATTCTGAAGCGTATATATTAAATCACAAAGAGTTGATCCCTTTTTCAGGAAAAATCACacaatattatcaaaaataagtCAAATATTGAACAGACCTATCATTTTTGTGAAATGCAACGTACTTTCATTTTTCGGTaacaataaatgatatataaaaatcGTCCTGAAACCGTTACAAATGCTCGTCCAAAACCATATCTTCGTGTGACCAATATCCCTAATCGTGTGatatatttatctattatttaataatattttatttgatctCTCTTTAAGTTAATCAAAGTTATTCTCTCTTtgacatatttattacaaaaaaaatatatgaataacaTGTGGAACATAAAATAGTGTAAGGGCAAAATGGTTTGACAACACTAAGTGATTGCCATTGATCTTTGAGTAAATGTGTTCAGGTAACTTTTGTTCTTCAAAGTTATtaacattaacttaaaaaaatgaatgtttagCATTACACTTGACATACTACATAATGATATGCTACCTTGCGATTTCATCATGAATCATGAATATACATTAAATACTTACAACGTTATGTACGCCCCTTTTACTGTTGTCGCTCCCATCATCTTCATCTTCATCGTCTTCATCTTGTTCATATCCAACTTGGGCTTTCGGGGCACACCAGCATTTCCATCCCACACACAACAGACAGAAGAACACAAACAAGCTGGTAAAACCACTTGTCAGTCCGATCCGAGCGGGCGTCCACCAACACATCGAAAACAGTTTGCACTAAAATTCAAAAGAGACATAAGTCGACTGCCATATAAAATTGATTTTAGACATTATGTTTCATGAGTTACAAAATGCATGGATAcgtatttattttaaagaaaatgtacatgACTTTGtgataaattaaacataaaatagatATGGGTATCCTTTAAGATGAccaaaattaaatgtaattttcaaatagaaatattaaaaatattaatctcCTCGACTGTGGTTCAAATAAGctcaatcgagctaaaataaataagtatatcctaaataaaaatattactgcAGTAGTTATACTATACGATATTAAGCCATCCTTTATAGAACACATAGcaatcaaaacataaaatgaaccTATATACGAAATAAAGACGAAGATACATTTAAGATTATGGGCTCGTAATGTCGTTCGGCAATTTACGCCCGATTACGTATTCTCACGATActacttcggcattctccggctgTTTACGTAGTTCATACGAGCAACTAGCATCCAATACGAAGTATACGTAATTATAGAGAAACTGCCaaatgtcattacgggtccactaccttaatataaATATCACCGTATCAGCGAGCATGTCTCTACACTATATATTAATGACTTGTTTACCTCTTCTTCTGAACCTTTGGTACAAGATGAACTTCctgtaaaagaatgaaaataaaagtttcctttgtttatacacgaaACAAAAAGGcttctaaattaaacttttgtCAAGCTGAGCGTACATGACAATGTCGTGATGTTGTATCCGCAAGGATATTCAACTGAAGAGACATACtgccatttttgttttaattagaacCTTACATTAAGATATTGAACCTTCAAGAAAACAAAGTACTTAGCCGTCGAAGCTAAACGCTGTTAAGGCTCAGGAGTCATTAATTCAATATAGCTTGTAGATAAAATAAAAGCTAActtaaaaatggcaaaatgaaataaaataatctaaaacGAAAACACAAGTAACCGATTAATGCACAAGAAGTCAGTGAGATAACTGAGTTTCACGATTATCTCGAGTTCTTTTGTAGGATAACCCAGGAAGCAGTCAGTCAACGTATTAATGATACGTTTATACACTAAATCAAGGAAGAAGAAAAAAGATAACCTGTTCCTTCACACAGGATGTCATAATTCCCTGAGCATTGTATGGTTCTGAAGTACATGTTGGTGTGTATCCGGCCACAATTTTCAGTTCCAGCTCCATTTGGCTCTCCAGCATCCCATTTACTCCAGGTTAGATCCTTCATGGTACCGGAAGTCTCCCAGAAGTGGGTATAATTTCCTAAGCCTGTCACATCTACCCAGTATAGGCCGATCCAAATAGCACTTGGCAGTGTAAAATTTGCTCCTCTAACGATACGGGAAAAAtgtaacaacaataaaacaataataattacgATGATAATTATGATGATTTAGTATACCTCATAAAATACCCAATGCATTAGTTTAATTAAaatagtaatacatgtatatcacattCCTCAGAGATTTGATATCTCATAGGAGAAatcgttattttgttttttctgcgcaggtgatattaTTTCTCATATCTCCCGTTGGGTGATATGATACTTTCACACTGACTAACTAACTGACGAGGCGCTTCTAATTTTTATGTATGTGTGAGCCCTGccgatttcttttttcttttcaaagattTGCTCTCCgtgccaaaaaaattcaaaaaacaagttttattaaaattggaaTTAAAACTATAATATTCGGATAGGAAATGCTCTAACTAAAAAAATTAGTACTCACACATATGTTTgctttagaaataagaaagttatcaccGTTTTTCGAACATTACTGATGTCGATTACGATATTGGCGAAACGCAATATATGGTTATGTATGCTTTATGTACAGCAAATTCGCAGTCATTTCGGAGTGCTCTTTAGTAAAGACTCCTACAGTCTTTATGCTATTGGATAAGAAATCATTTGAATCATTATATTGATTatccagtaaatgttttgacctttatatGTTTCCGGTAGAATAAGATAGATATTGAATTCCTGCGAGTATGATATGAAACATTTTCATCCTAAGAAATATGAATATAcgtgtaaaatgaaaaatgatgacTATGAggcttgtactggttcttcccaggaaagacggcttcgcatgtatcggtgctatacaccgggcacgttaaagaaccagactgtctattcgcaaagagatAGGCTAAGTCACGTAATGGATTAACACACTCACACATGATTCCTTTCACTATTAGTACaacacatgttatataaaaagtTCTATATATCTTTTACGTCAGATCACAGTATTTTTTAAACCAGTCAGAATTTGACCTTTTGagtgagggggggggggcgggggcgggggTGTTATGGATTTTAGTTAACGTCACTTCGACATATTCATTGGTCATTCAGCGACTTTCCAACTagtttaaatggtgaagaacccGAGTACCCATTCAGTTATCTAGCTGGCACATGGTTAGAACCTAGGACCTTCCATAGGACAGCTGAATGGCTTctacacatgaaagaattctacaccgtAAGTCAGCCGTCAGACCCAAATCGataaggagcaagtgatttgaagtctgcaactttaaccactcagccactgaGTTCCGAC
It includes:
- the LOC123526562 gene encoding uncharacterized protein LOC123526562 → MYAYFDKTLGANFTLPSAIWIGLYWVDVTGLGNYTHFWETSGTMKDLTWSKWDAGEPNGAGTENCGRIHTNMYFRTIQCSGNYDILCEGTGSSSCTKGSEEECKLFSMCWWTPARIGLTSGFTSLFVFFCLLCVGWKCWCAPKAQVGYEQDEDDEDEDDGSDNSKRGVHNVMKNHNIDHMPVVSPSQTAGINSVILNKRENSWMSPEELSFSARYSYKH